A genomic region of Antennarius striatus isolate MH-2024 chromosome 4, ASM4005453v1, whole genome shotgun sequence contains the following coding sequences:
- the ucmab gene encoding unique cartilage matrix-associated protein isoform X1, translated as MSSTRPYSDTYWRKCHSSANLQICRVTPTFSSNKQSIIFQTSTPPLSNILLTSPWWSSSLLVSLQDPDTELKMLWTNVILLALFSLFLVLSLSPGADSAAVSGSTGSAKNPKGPLKKIFMKEADASNFFRRRSRRGVKSRDEINAEQRQILAADERRREFHEENRNEFENYAEEDSDEQDERSRESTEQWREFHYDGMYPPQEYNRRSI; from the exons ATGTCGTCGACACGCCCCTACAGCGACACCTACTGGAGGAAATGTCACAGTTCTGCAAATCTGCAA ATCTGCAGGGTCACtcccaccttctcctccaacaAGCAGTCAATAATCTTCCAGACTTCCACCCCACCTCTCTCAAACATCTTACTCACCTCTCCCTGGTGGTCTTCCTCACTGCTCGTATCCCTCCAAGATCCAGACACCGAACTTAAGATGTTGTGGACCAACGTAATCCTCCTGgctcttttctctctgtttctggtACTATCCT TGTCCCCCGGGGCGGACTCTGCAGCTGTGTCCGGCAGCACAGGCAGCGCCAAAAATCCAAAAG GTCCGCTGAAGAAGATCTTCATGAAGGAGGCTGACGCCTCAAACTTCTTCAGGAGACGCAGCAGACGGGGCGTGAAGTCTCGGGATGAAATTAATG CTGAGCAGAGACAGATTCTGGCCGCAGACGAACGAAGGAGAGAATTTCATGAGGAAAACAGGAACGAGTTTGAGAACTACGCCGAAGAAGACAGCGATG AACAAGACGAGAGGTCCAGAGAGAGCACTGAGCAGTGGAGGGAGTTCCACTACGATGGGATGTATCCTCCCCAGGAGTACAACCGTCGCTCCATCTGA
- the ucmab gene encoding unique cartilage matrix-associated protein isoform X2 has product MSQFCKSICRVTPTFSSNKQSIIFQTSTPPLSNILLTSPWWSSSLLVSLQDPDTELKMLWTNVILLALFSLFLVLSLSPGADSAAVSGSTGSAKNPKGPLKKIFMKEADASNFFRRRSRRGVKSRDEINAEQRQILAADERRREFHEENRNEFENYAEEDSDEQDERSRESTEQWREFHYDGMYPPQEYNRRSI; this is encoded by the exons ATGTCACAGTTCTGCAAATCT ATCTGCAGGGTCACtcccaccttctcctccaacaAGCAGTCAATAATCTTCCAGACTTCCACCCCACCTCTCTCAAACATCTTACTCACCTCTCCCTGGTGGTCTTCCTCACTGCTCGTATCCCTCCAAGATCCAGACACCGAACTTAAGATGTTGTGGACCAACGTAATCCTCCTGgctcttttctctctgtttctggtACTATCCT TGTCCCCCGGGGCGGACTCTGCAGCTGTGTCCGGCAGCACAGGCAGCGCCAAAAATCCAAAAG GTCCGCTGAAGAAGATCTTCATGAAGGAGGCTGACGCCTCAAACTTCTTCAGGAGACGCAGCAGACGGGGCGTGAAGTCTCGGGATGAAATTAATG CTGAGCAGAGACAGATTCTGGCCGCAGACGAACGAAGGAGAGAATTTCATGAGGAAAACAGGAACGAGTTTGAGAACTACGCCGAAGAAGACAGCGATG AACAAGACGAGAGGTCCAGAGAGAGCACTGAGCAGTGGAGGGAGTTCCACTACGATGGGATGTATCCTCCCCAGGAGTACAACCGTCGCTCCATCTGA
- the camk1db gene encoding calcium/calmodulin-dependent protein kinase 1Db isoform X1 has protein sequence MAKENGESSDGSWKKHVDDIKKIFDFKEVLGTGAFSEVVMAQEKATGKMVAIKCIPKKALKGKETSIENEIAVLRRIKHENIVALEDIYESSNHLYLIMQLVSGGELFDRIVEKGFYTEMDASRLIQQVLDAVNYLHSMGIVHRDLKPENLLYFSPHDESKIMISDFGLSKMEGTGDVMATACGTPGYVAPEVLAQKPYSKAVDCWSIGVIAYILLCGYPPFYDENDSKLFEQILKADYEFDAPYWDDISDSAKDFISCLMEKDPEKRFTCDQSLQHPWIAGDTALCKNIHESVSRQMRKNFAKSKWRQAFNATAVIRHMRRLQLGTSFGSSIHNTNSVSNQQSRAPAKSQSVDCAPLSLKDCPPIAPLPSAVKVHHQNSDASSTEQEEPSVVAEPSRPRPSTVTVIHTGTK, from the exons CGGCGCATTTTCTGAAGTGGTGATGGCTCAGGAGAAAGCCACGGGAAAGATGGTAGCAATCAAGTGCATCCCAAAAAAAGCGCTAAAGGGGAAGGAGACGAGCATCGAGAACGAAATCGCCGTTCTTAGGAG GATAAAACACGAAAATATTGTGGCTCTGGAAGACATCTATGAGAGCTCAAACCACCTGTATCTCATCATGCAGCT ggTATCTGGAGGGGAACTGTTTGACCGCATAGTAGAAAAAGGCTTCTATACAGAGATGGATGCCAGTCGGCTCATTCAGCAGGTTTTGGATGCAGTCAATTATCTTCATTCCATGGGCATAGTGCACAGAGACCTAAAG CCTGAGAACCTGCTGTACTTCAGTCCCCATGATGAGTCGAAGATCATGATCAGTGACTTTGGTTTGTCCAAGATGGAGGGAACCGGCGATGTGATGGCCACCGCCTGTGGAACTCCAGGATACGTGG CTCCAGAGGTTTTAGCTCAGAAACCCTACAGTAAAGCTGTGGACTGCTGGTCTATTGGGGTCATCGCTTATATTCT GCTTTGCGGTTACCCTCCATTTTATGACGAGAATGATTCGAAGCTGTTTGAGCAGATTCTCAAGGCTGACTATGAGTTTGATGCCCCGTACTGGGATGACATTTCAGACTCCG CCAAAGACTTCATCAGCTGCCTGATGGAAAAGGACCCAGAGAAGAGATTCACATGTGACCAGTCCCTGCAACATCCTTG GATTGCTGGGGACACCGCTCTCTGCAAGAACATCCACGAATCAGTCAGCAGACAGATGCGGAAAAACTTCGCCAAAAGCAAATGGAGG CAAGCTTTCAATGCGACGGCGGTGATCCGTCACATGAGGCGTCTGCAGCTGGGCACCAGCTTTGGCAGCAGCATTCACAACACCAACTCTGTGTCCAATCAGCAGAGCCGAGCTCCGGCCAAGAGCCAGTCTGTGGACTGTGCGCCGCTGTCCCTGAAGGACT GCCCACCGATCGCTCCTCTGCCCTCAGCTGTTAAAGTGCACCATCAGAACTCTGACGCCTCCTCTACCGAACAGGAGGAACCGTCTGTGGTGGCGGAGCCATCGCGGCCACGGCCCTCCACAGTTACCGTCATCCACACTGGGACTAAATGA
- the camk1db gene encoding calcium/calmodulin-dependent protein kinase 1Db isoform X2, which yields METKWQPVNLISGIKHENIVALEDIYESSNHLYLIMQLVSGGELFDRIVEKGFYTEMDASRLIQQVLDAVNYLHSMGIVHRDLKPENLLYFSPHDESKIMISDFGLSKMEGTGDVMATACGTPGYVAPEVLAQKPYSKAVDCWSIGVIAYILLCGYPPFYDENDSKLFEQILKADYEFDAPYWDDISDSAKDFISCLMEKDPEKRFTCDQSLQHPWIAGDTALCKNIHESVSRQMRKNFAKSKWRQAFNATAVIRHMRRLQLGTSFGSSIHNTNSVSNQQSRAPAKSQSVDCAPLSLKDCPPIAPLPSAVKVHHQNSDASSTEQEEPSVVAEPSRPRPSTVTVIHTGTK from the exons atggaaactaaaTGGCAGCCGGTCAATCTCATATCTGG GATAAAACACGAAAATATTGTGGCTCTGGAAGACATCTATGAGAGCTCAAACCACCTGTATCTCATCATGCAGCT ggTATCTGGAGGGGAACTGTTTGACCGCATAGTAGAAAAAGGCTTCTATACAGAGATGGATGCCAGTCGGCTCATTCAGCAGGTTTTGGATGCAGTCAATTATCTTCATTCCATGGGCATAGTGCACAGAGACCTAAAG CCTGAGAACCTGCTGTACTTCAGTCCCCATGATGAGTCGAAGATCATGATCAGTGACTTTGGTTTGTCCAAGATGGAGGGAACCGGCGATGTGATGGCCACCGCCTGTGGAACTCCAGGATACGTGG CTCCAGAGGTTTTAGCTCAGAAACCCTACAGTAAAGCTGTGGACTGCTGGTCTATTGGGGTCATCGCTTATATTCT GCTTTGCGGTTACCCTCCATTTTATGACGAGAATGATTCGAAGCTGTTTGAGCAGATTCTCAAGGCTGACTATGAGTTTGATGCCCCGTACTGGGATGACATTTCAGACTCCG CCAAAGACTTCATCAGCTGCCTGATGGAAAAGGACCCAGAGAAGAGATTCACATGTGACCAGTCCCTGCAACATCCTTG GATTGCTGGGGACACCGCTCTCTGCAAGAACATCCACGAATCAGTCAGCAGACAGATGCGGAAAAACTTCGCCAAAAGCAAATGGAGG CAAGCTTTCAATGCGACGGCGGTGATCCGTCACATGAGGCGTCTGCAGCTGGGCACCAGCTTTGGCAGCAGCATTCACAACACCAACTCTGTGTCCAATCAGCAGAGCCGAGCTCCGGCCAAGAGCCAGTCTGTGGACTGTGCGCCGCTGTCCCTGAAGGACT GCCCACCGATCGCTCCTCTGCCCTCAGCTGTTAAAGTGCACCATCAGAACTCTGACGCCTCCTCTACCGAACAGGAGGAACCGTCTGTGGTGGCGGAGCCATCGCGGCCACGGCCCTCCACAGTTACCGTCATCCACACTGGGACTAAATGA